In the genome of Prosthecobacter algae, one region contains:
- a CDS encoding M1 family metallopeptidase: MKLLLPCLFAALTATAAGPGAPVGKFQQLEQLLPTPTPQRIASGAPGAAYWQNRADYEIHATLDDVKRSLSAEATVTYHNLSPDTLDYLWVQLDQNYLSHNADSRLTPNSKRGIDPAKVTYSALDRLLAYETYDGALKISRVTDAEGQALPYTVVKTMLRVDLPEPLKAGSTQVFKMAWSYPINDCKRINARTGYEHFPEDDNCIYTLAQWFPRLAAYTDYAGWVNKQFLGTGEFTLEFGNYKVHLTVPEDHLVAATGLLQNPETVLTATQRARLQAAQGETKKPVFIVTPEEAKTAEKTKAKGQKTWIFEAENVRDFAFASSRKFIWDAMAVEGATFPPTPERRGGITDRMFRPPVMAMSLYPKEGMPLWDKYSTHAIAHTIQTYSRYTFSYPYPVAWSVNGPVGGMEYPMICFNGPRPEKDGTYPERTKYALIGVVIHEVGHNYFPMIVNSDERQWTWMDEGLNSFLEYLTEEEWENDWKHRRDARGLTDYMRLSDRVPVMTNSESIADLGPNAYGQPTVALNILREHILGREAFDHAFKIYSRRWMFKRPAPADFFRTMEDASGVDLDWFWRGWFYSVDHVDVSIDEVKWLQLDSRDPAVENPKKKKEKDELPQTLTRQRNATLPKRVDRFPELKDFYDQFDEATALPSEKKKYETLLKDLKEEEIDPELLKTKHNFYVLEFSNLGGLVTPLILKLDYTDGSSEELTLPAEIWRFNTENTTKLHLTLKELKSVTFDPRQELVDCNVENNFWPRRPVKSRFQLFKDDKAPNPMRELTQPKKKEAEKKSDEKK, from the coding sequence ATGAAGCTCCTGCTGCCCTGCCTTTTCGCCGCCCTCACCGCCACTGCTGCCGGACCCGGGGCCCCGGTGGGGAAATTCCAGCAACTGGAGCAACTGCTGCCCACCCCCACCCCGCAGCGCATCGCCTCCGGCGCACCGGGCGCGGCCTACTGGCAAAACCGCGCGGACTATGAGATCCACGCCACGCTGGATGATGTAAAGCGCAGCCTCAGCGCGGAGGCCACGGTGACTTATCACAATCTCTCCCCAGATACGCTGGACTACCTCTGGGTCCAGCTCGACCAAAACTACCTCTCGCACAATGCGGACTCCCGCCTCACGCCTAACAGCAAGCGTGGCATTGACCCCGCCAAGGTCACCTACTCCGCACTGGATCGCCTGCTGGCTTATGAGACCTATGACGGAGCACTGAAGATCTCCCGCGTCACCGATGCTGAAGGTCAGGCCCTACCCTACACCGTAGTGAAGACTATGCTGCGGGTGGACCTGCCGGAGCCGCTTAAAGCCGGCAGCACCCAAGTCTTTAAAATGGCCTGGAGCTATCCCATCAATGACTGCAAGCGCATCAATGCCCGCACGGGGTATGAGCACTTCCCGGAAGATGACAACTGCATCTACACCCTCGCCCAGTGGTTCCCCCGCCTGGCGGCCTACACGGACTACGCAGGCTGGGTGAATAAGCAGTTCCTCGGCACGGGCGAATTCACCTTGGAGTTCGGCAACTACAAGGTCCACCTCACCGTGCCGGAAGACCACCTGGTGGCCGCCACGGGCCTGCTGCAAAATCCCGAAACGGTGCTGACCGCGACCCAGCGCGCGCGCCTGCAAGCGGCTCAAGGAGAAACGAAGAAGCCCGTCTTCATCGTCACACCTGAAGAGGCCAAGACAGCGGAAAAAACCAAGGCCAAAGGCCAGAAGACCTGGATCTTTGAGGCTGAAAACGTGCGCGACTTTGCCTTTGCCAGCTCGCGCAAATTCATCTGGGATGCCATGGCTGTGGAGGGTGCCACCTTTCCTCCCACGCCAGAGCGCCGGGGTGGCATCACGGACCGCATGTTTCGCCCACCTGTGATGGCCATGTCCCTCTACCCAAAGGAAGGAATGCCGCTGTGGGACAAGTATTCCACCCACGCCATCGCCCACACTATCCAGACCTATTCACGTTATACTTTTAGTTATCCCTACCCCGTCGCGTGGTCGGTGAATGGCCCGGTGGGCGGCATGGAATACCCCATGATTTGCTTCAACGGCCCACGCCCAGAGAAGGACGGCACCTACCCTGAGCGCACCAAATACGCGCTCATTGGCGTGGTGATCCATGAAGTAGGGCACAACTACTTCCCCATGATCGTGAACTCCGACGAACGCCAGTGGACCTGGATGGATGAAGGACTAAATTCCTTCCTGGAATACCTGACGGAAGAGGAGTGGGAGAACGACTGGAAACACCGCCGGGATGCACGCGGGCTCACCGACTACATGCGCCTGAGTGATCGTGTGCCCGTGATGACCAATTCCGAGTCCATCGCCGATCTGGGCCCGAATGCCTACGGCCAGCCCACCGTGGCGCTGAATATCTTGCGCGAGCACATCCTGGGGCGCGAAGCCTTTGACCACGCTTTTAAAATCTACTCCCGCCGCTGGATGTTCAAGCGACCCGCCCCAGCCGATTTCTTCCGCACTATGGAAGACGCCAGTGGGGTGGATCTGGACTGGTTTTGGCGCGGCTGGTTTTACAGCGTGGATCACGTGGATGTCTCCATTGACGAAGTGAAGTGGCTGCAACTGGACAGCCGCGACCCCGCCGTGGAAAACCCGAAGAAGAAAAAGGAAAAGGACGAGCTGCCGCAAACCCTCACCCGCCAGCGCAACGCGACGCTGCCGAAGCGCGTGGACCGTTTTCCAGAGCTCAAGGACTTCTACGACCAGTTCGATGAAGCCACCGCCTTGCCCAGCGAGAAAAAGAAATATGAAACTCTGCTCAAAGACCTGAAGGAGGAAGAAATCGACCCCGAGTTGTTGAAGACCAAGCATAACTTTTACGTGCTGGAATTCAGTAACCTGGGCGGTCTGGTGACACCGTTGATTTTGAAGCTGGACTACACGGACGGCAGCAGTGAGGAACTGACGCTGCCCGCCGAGATCTGGCGCTTTAACACCGAGAATACCACCAAGCTGCACCTCACGCTGAAGGAGCTGAAGTCCGTGACCTTTGATCCCCGCCAGGAACTGGTGGACTGCAATGTGGAGAACAACTTTTGGCCTCGCCGTCCGGTGAAAAGCCGCTTTCAACTCTTCAAGGATGACAAGGCGCCGAACCCCATGCGTGAGCTGACCCAGCCAAAGAAAAAAGAGGCCGAGAAAAAGTCTGATGAGAAAAAGTAG
- a CDS encoding Gfo/Idh/MocA family oxidoreductase, with amino-acid sequence MTPLHHLRAGIIGTGFIGPVHIEALKRLGIQVTAICASSKSARKAAEMWGIEEAYGDYDHEAMFASPNVDVVHITSPNKAHVEQCLGALAMGKHVICEKPLGMTTAETVQVVEAVKKGGKAGPVFAVNYMCRFFPAVLQMRALVERGDLGEIIHVQGHFFQDWLLHQTDYNWRVMASEGGKLRAVGDIGTHWIDAVSFILGAKAESVFAHIETFHKTRLRPKGEVKTFAKVDPKTMVPYKVDTEDFGSVLLKFGKSKHGHANGVHANASISQVAAGWKCSLALGIYGTKGSVQWDLQQPNEIILGRRDQPNQILQRGTPGFLEDVANFTDYPGGHAEGFSDAHKMHYRAVYEHIASGKKTPVLFATAADGHHEVKLCEAILQSSKAKTWVTV; translated from the coding sequence ATGACACCCCTCCATCATCTCCGCGCAGGCATCATCGGCACCGGCTTCATCGGCCCGGTCCATATTGAGGCGCTGAAACGTCTGGGCATCCAGGTGACGGCCATCTGCGCCTCTTCTAAAAGCGCCCGCAAGGCGGCTGAGATGTGGGGCATCGAGGAAGCCTATGGCGACTACGATCATGAAGCCATGTTCGCCAGCCCGAACGTGGACGTGGTGCATATCACCTCGCCGAACAAAGCCCATGTCGAGCAATGCCTAGGCGCCCTGGCCATGGGCAAGCACGTCATCTGTGAAAAGCCCCTCGGCATGACCACCGCCGAAACCGTGCAGGTGGTGGAGGCCGTGAAAAAGGGGGGCAAGGCCGGGCCTGTCTTTGCCGTGAATTACATGTGCCGCTTCTTCCCCGCAGTGCTGCAAATGCGCGCCTTGGTGGAGCGCGGAGACCTTGGCGAAATCATCCACGTCCAGGGGCACTTTTTCCAGGACTGGCTGCTGCACCAGACCGACTATAACTGGCGTGTTATGGCCAGCGAAGGCGGCAAACTGCGCGCCGTCGGCGACATCGGCACGCACTGGATTGATGCCGTTAGCTTCATCCTAGGAGCCAAGGCCGAAAGCGTCTTTGCCCACATCGAAACCTTTCACAAAACTCGCCTGCGTCCGAAAGGCGAGGTAAAGACCTTCGCCAAGGTGGACCCCAAAACCATGGTCCCCTACAAAGTGGACACGGAAGACTTCGGCAGCGTGCTGCTGAAGTTCGGCAAGTCCAAGCACGGCCACGCCAACGGCGTTCATGCCAATGCGAGCATCTCCCAGGTCGCCGCTGGGTGGAAGTGCAGCCTCGCCCTGGGCATCTACGGGACCAAAGGCAGCGTCCAGTGGGACCTCCAGCAGCCGAACGAAATCATCCTCGGGCGTCGCGACCAGCCTAACCAGATTTTGCAACGCGGCACCCCCGGTTTCCTGGAAGACGTGGCCAACTTTACCGACTACCCCGGTGGCCATGCCGAAGGCTTCAGCGACGCCCACAAGATGCACTACCGTGCCGTCTATGAACACATCGCCAGTGGCAAGAAAACCCCCGTTCTCTTCGCCACCGCCGCCGATGGCCACCATGAAGTGAAGCTCTGCGAAGCCATCCTGCAAAGCAGCAAAGCCAAGACCTGGGTGACGGTTTAA
- a CDS encoding DUF7453 family protein: MRKLRLGGVRAWLAAALLSAGMATAADYVVTSASVFESGNLNLVLYQASITPGPHRITFDPAILPATFTINTFGRTVINYDLTMSGPGADQVTIDFGGFSPGFQISAGRTVVFTGLKFANARNTGTDGASGNFTTQPTPGGSAEGGAILNGGNLTVTNCVFEACKTFGGRGGSGAFFTNQQGQPGGAARGGAIFSNGTSLTVTGCLFLDNDATGGNGGSGASDTQGGQFSFGGGGGDGGVGQGAAIYAAAGTCSITRTTFAGQGAFGGVGANGGQFSNTSSSGYNPGGKGANAEGAAIYAASPVTLLHCTVVNGYCRSGTGGFSGFGIPLGATGLARGAGVFGAGVVTVGNSLMALNQVSVGNTPQSPTDVGGSFSSLGYNLIAVLPDGVAGFSGSTELTGTTAAPLDAKVQVLPAPNGYAVGSLRLRPGSPAVDKGKALSGATVDQRGQPRTVNLDDAQFPNAVGGDGTDIGAFESQTLPNTQPIVLPGNSFMGSAGQALSGAFVFGYDDDNDPITYTIVGTALPTGLTLNNDGSITGTTTVVGFGTYRFKVNDGKEDSEVSTFTLVINEIPSLVVTTTQDSLSNIDGVTSLREAISRAQDDGLTTPVTFDSSVFATPLSTSLPITSISITSDVEIIGPVAGVTLPGMTFSISGGTVSLSKLTFRGSMSAPYLDVSGTTNLTVTGCTFGDGQFFGGLPINNNGGTITLRNCTIASNDGSSSGSSASAIYQASGTLLLQNCTIAANIGPNAIFIVDGSFSMGNTLVVSNTLAASGAAANQIQGALTSLGYNLIGAAPNMTVTGTTTGNQLNVANPLLDPAGLQLNGGPNRTIALMTGSPAIDKGKVQAAATADQRGRLRPFENKTVPNATGGDASDIGAFEVSTPESQISIRPVLGPDSFGPELLNGDTFDFSPFFIQEVGTETTVTLEIRNRGSAPLVLNGPSFVTLQGVSASSYYLEQPAVATVAVGASTTFKVTFWPQTPGLKTAGLSISNNDLDEPNFSLQLSGTAEDNTAVQPELIAPKMNSGLYPMANIVFRLPEPPKAGTVKLIFQLQDPPYTNYNFDLPAVVTSGIHTVTVDTVTNDMGEGPYHVNIEYQDVLSWTNGARNSGVRIRPVAASSTLQVASKAAAPGAGVFLPAGATITSFNLPAIDDAGNVTYLAKWSSVSPKLSGTGLFLNNKCSGFTGGPTSLPGGSKYTAFTDPVIDGGQLLSIASIAGGTPKPPAKVVVIASSSESQSRLGILNSLGEAAPDATGALPTGGPVFKDFRAVDVHAGVIGIYAQLSGGTGTLKVTAANDVGLWLKSGNLPMAQALREGQQIGSKTVGTIVSFISGALSGGQGRGWVTKPAGTQGAVLALVTFTDRTQAVVSAERNGAATVFSAAGAIGTAGGPTLAGGSFASYGFPAANDQDTSTFLATLKVGTGGVTKADARGIFLSNQDGTYSPLARVGLPSGVLNSSYSVLGDPVLSTDSSVAFLATLKGGTVKGPNATTLWWKPAQEPLQMLVQGGGEAPDVPASQWKAITNLSIAGGGRGPVFAASLVIGKGGVTASNDTGVWACDFLGRPRLLFREGDLINGKRLTSFLLLKSSVGNLGITRSVNDAAKVAWIATFSDKTTALMTSEVP; encoded by the coding sequence ATGAGAAAACTTCGACTCGGTGGGGTTCGTGCCTGGCTAGCGGCTGCACTTTTGAGCGCCGGCATGGCGACGGCGGCAGACTATGTGGTCACTTCGGCCTCTGTTTTTGAATCCGGCAACCTGAACCTTGTCCTATATCAAGCCAGCATAACTCCCGGCCCGCACAGGATCACCTTTGATCCGGCCATCCTGCCTGCCACCTTTACAATCAACACCTTTGGTCGCACAGTTATCAACTACGATCTGACGATGTCGGGGCCTGGGGCGGATCAGGTCACGATTGACTTTGGTGGCTTTAGTCCTGGCTTCCAGATTTCAGCAGGGCGCACCGTGGTTTTTACCGGTCTAAAATTTGCCAATGCGCGAAACACCGGCACAGACGGGGCGTCTGGAAACTTCACCACTCAACCCACGCCTGGAGGCTCGGCTGAAGGCGGAGCCATCCTGAATGGGGGAAATCTCACGGTGACCAACTGCGTTTTCGAGGCCTGCAAAACCTTTGGGGGAAGAGGCGGCAGTGGTGCTTTCTTCACGAACCAGCAAGGCCAGCCCGGCGGGGCAGCTCGGGGCGGTGCGATCTTCAGCAACGGCACCAGCTTAACGGTGACTGGCTGCTTGTTTTTGGACAATGATGCCACGGGCGGCAATGGCGGCTCGGGGGCCAGTGATACCCAAGGTGGGCAGTTCTCCTTTGGCGGTGGCGGCGGCGACGGGGGTGTGGGCCAAGGCGCTGCCATCTACGCAGCAGCGGGCACTTGCTCCATCACTCGCACCACTTTCGCCGGTCAAGGTGCTTTTGGTGGCGTGGGTGCCAACGGCGGCCAGTTTTCAAACACCTCCTCCTCGGGCTACAATCCTGGGGGAAAAGGAGCCAATGCGGAAGGCGCTGCCATTTACGCAGCCTCTCCAGTTACACTCCTCCATTGCACGGTGGTCAATGGATATTGCCGGTCCGGCACAGGCGGTTTCTCTGGCTTCGGCATACCCTTAGGGGCGACGGGTTTGGCTCGGGGTGCTGGCGTTTTTGGCGCGGGTGTGGTGACCGTGGGGAATTCTTTGATGGCCCTGAACCAAGTCTCAGTTGGAAATACTCCACAGAGTCCCACTGACGTCGGCGGGTCTTTCTCCTCTCTCGGTTATAACTTGATTGCCGTCTTGCCCGATGGAGTCGCAGGCTTCAGTGGCAGCACGGAGCTGACAGGGACGACAGCCGCACCGCTGGACGCCAAAGTTCAGGTCCTACCAGCGCCCAATGGTTATGCCGTTGGCAGCCTTCGCCTGCGCCCTGGCAGCCCTGCGGTGGATAAAGGCAAGGCGCTCTCTGGTGCCACCGTGGATCAGCGTGGCCAGCCACGCACGGTGAACCTGGACGATGCCCAGTTCCCCAACGCTGTCGGCGGCGACGGCACCGACATCGGAGCCTTTGAGTCACAGACATTGCCAAACACCCAGCCCATCGTCTTGCCTGGCAATTCGTTTATGGGCAGCGCAGGCCAGGCACTCAGTGGTGCTTTTGTCTTTGGTTATGATGACGACAATGATCCAATCACATACACCATCGTCGGCACTGCATTGCCGACCGGGTTGACTCTGAACAACGATGGCTCCATCACTGGCACTACCACGGTGGTCGGCTTTGGCACCTACCGGTTCAAGGTGAATGACGGCAAGGAAGACAGCGAGGTATCTACCTTTACGCTCGTGATCAATGAGATCCCCTCCCTGGTGGTCACCACTACGCAGGACTCCCTTTCGAACATTGACGGCGTGACCTCCCTGCGGGAGGCCATCAGCCGGGCTCAAGACGACGGACTCACCACGCCGGTGACCTTTGATTCCAGCGTCTTTGCCACCCCCCTGTCCACCAGTTTGCCGATTACTTCGATCTCGATCACCAGTGATGTGGAGATCATCGGTCCCGTCGCTGGAGTCACTCTTCCGGGCATGACCTTCTCCATCAGCGGCGGCACCGTGTCGCTTTCGAAGCTGACCTTCCGCGGCTCCATGAGCGCCCCTTATCTGGATGTTTCGGGCACCACGAATCTCACGGTCACAGGCTGCACCTTTGGCGACGGGCAGTTTTTTGGAGGCTTACCCATCAACAACAATGGCGGCACGATCACCCTGCGGAACTGCACGATCGCCAGCAACGACGGCAGCTCCAGCGGCAGCTCCGCCAGCGCCATCTATCAAGCCTCCGGCACCCTGCTGCTGCAAAACTGCACCATCGCTGCCAACATCGGACCCAACGCCATTTTCATCGTGGACGGCAGCTTCTCCATGGGCAACACCCTGGTGGTTAGCAACACCCTCGCAGCCTCAGGCGCAGCGGCCAACCAGATTCAAGGTGCCCTCACCAGCCTGGGATATAACTTGATCGGTGCTGCCCCGAACATGACGGTGACCGGAACGACCACAGGCAATCAGTTGAACGTGGCCAATCCGTTGCTCGATCCCGCTGGTCTTCAACTCAACGGCGGCCCCAACCGAACCATCGCGCTTATGACGGGCAGTCCCGCCATTGATAAAGGCAAGGTGCAGGCCGCTGCCACGGCGGATCAACGCGGACGCCTGCGCCCCTTTGAAAACAAAACCGTTCCGAATGCCACCGGTGGAGACGCCAGCGACATCGGTGCTTTTGAGGTCAGCACTCCCGAGTCTCAAATCTCCATCCGGCCAGTGCTTGGCCCGGATTCTTTTGGCCCCGAGCTCCTCAATGGAGACACCTTCGACTTCAGCCCATTCTTCATTCAGGAGGTCGGCACCGAGACCACGGTGACTTTGGAGATCCGCAACCGGGGCAGCGCCCCGCTGGTGCTGAATGGCCCTTCCTTCGTCACCCTTCAGGGGGTCAGCGCCAGTTCTTACTACCTCGAGCAACCCGCCGTCGCGACCGTCGCCGTGGGCGCTTCTACTACCTTCAAGGTCACCTTTTGGCCTCAGACGCCAGGATTAAAAACGGCCGGACTTTCGATCTCCAACAATGATTTGGATGAACCTAACTTCAGCCTGCAACTGAGTGGCACGGCTGAAGATAACACCGCTGTCCAGCCTGAGCTGATTGCCCCCAAGATGAACAGTGGCCTCTACCCCATGGCCAACATTGTCTTCCGTCTGCCAGAACCTCCAAAGGCAGGCACGGTGAAGTTGATTTTCCAGCTTCAGGATCCGCCCTACACAAATTACAATTTTGACCTTCCAGCCGTGGTCACTTCCGGCATTCACACGGTCACCGTGGACACCGTCACCAACGACATGGGAGAGGGACCTTACCATGTTAACATCGAGTACCAGGACGTGCTCAGTTGGACCAACGGGGCGAGAAATTCTGGTGTCCGGATCCGTCCCGTGGCCGCCAGCAGCACCCTTCAAGTGGCCAGCAAAGCCGCAGCGCCAGGGGCAGGGGTCTTCCTGCCAGCGGGTGCCACCATCACCAGCTTTAACCTCCCGGCCATTGATGACGCAGGCAACGTCACCTACCTGGCCAAGTGGTCCAGCGTCTCTCCCAAGCTCTCTGGCACAGGCCTTTTCTTGAACAACAAGTGCTCCGGCTTCACCGGTGGGCCCACCTCGCTTCCTGGCGGCTCCAAATACACTGCCTTCACGGACCCCGTCATTGACGGTGGCCAACTCCTCAGCATCGCCAGCATTGCCGGTGGCACGCCGAAACCGCCCGCCAAGGTGGTGGTGATAGCCTCCAGCTCAGAGAGTCAGTCCCGCCTCGGCATTCTCAATTCCCTGGGCGAAGCTGCCCCAGATGCCACCGGCGCACTGCCGACCGGCGGCCCCGTGTTTAAAGACTTCCGTGCGGTGGATGTCCATGCGGGCGTCATCGGCATCTACGCCCAACTCTCCGGTGGCACGGGCACGCTGAAAGTCACTGCCGCCAATGACGTGGGCCTGTGGCTCAAAAGCGGCAATCTCCCCATGGCTCAGGCCCTGCGGGAAGGTCAGCAGATCGGCTCCAAAACTGTCGGCACCATCGTCAGCTTTATCTCTGGGGCACTCTCCGGGGGCCAAGGCCGTGGCTGGGTCACCAAACCCGCCGGCACCCAAGGGGCTGTGCTAGCCCTGGTCACCTTTACCGACCGTACCCAAGCGGTCGTCTCGGCGGAAAGAAATGGCGCGGCCACCGTCTTCTCCGCTGCGGGTGCCATCGGCACGGCCGGCGGTCCGACTCTTGCGGGGGGCAGCTTCGCCTCGTACGGCTTCCCGGCGGCCAATGATCAGGATACCAGCACCTTCCTGGCCACCTTAAAAGTCGGCACAGGCGGCGTCACCAAAGCCGATGCGCGTGGTATCTTCCTCAGCAACCAGGACGGCACCTACAGCCCTCTGGCACGAGTCGGTTTGCCTTCCGGCGTCCTCAATTCCTCCTACAGTGTGCTGGGCGACCCCGTCCTCTCCACCGACAGTTCAGTGGCGTTCCTCGCGACGCTGAAAGGCGGCACCGTCAAAGGCCCCAATGCGACCACGCTCTGGTGGAAACCCGCGCAGGAGCCGCTCCAGATGCTGGTCCAAGGCGGTGGTGAAGCTCCCGATGTGCCCGCTTCCCAGTGGAAGGCAATTACCAATCTCTCCATCGCAGGAGGTGGCCGCGGACCCGTCTTCGCTGCTTCCCTCGTCATCGGCAAAGGCGGCGTGACCGCCAGCAATGACACCGGCGTCTGGGCCTGCGACTTCCTGGGCCGCCCGCGCCTGCTCTTCCGTGAAGGGGATCTGATCAATGGCAAACGCCTGACCTCCTTCCTCCTGCTCAAAAGCAGCGTGGGAAATCTCGGAATCACACGGAGCGTGAATGATGCCGCCAAGGTGGCATGGATTGCCACCTTCAGCGACAAAACGACCGCCCTCATGACTTCCGAAGTGCCTTAG
- a CDS encoding anti-sigma factor family protein, whose amino-acid sequence MKPTPHENPDLTAYALGELHARQAREIHALLAACPVAAHELEQVEAATDALRQGAPIPQERLRPEQRHAVLYPTSIPRRMGPLMPRPAQRRSPGLWPVVSGLLKAAAVIALTGAAYLVGRHSGLGGGDSAAVAQVSPETPSAPVSASDSTPAEKILVQAPAASAAPAILVKAPKAPEKAPVLVVAPPAPPAPVIAASPVPEVKPVTLPAAKPAAPVIVAAVAPRPFPTISPGKHTQFVNASRQPVDQFALAPAQIRPLPAKVNRKELLASPAPAASPAAESKEPGKTRNTDLFIHSWKAEVASCPWNEGHRLLRVTIQLPADQPAALSPTTYPLRVTFDPNNVREYRQLCERHQPAAELRQSGTHVLWYEFMPNGAPAGDKTVATVTLEKGRFTTQAIGPFDSTKLAVIDGGDSWQSAREDFIFDSAVVSFGLLMRGIPQAPKLDHALVLSLAEQSQGSDATGERRRFIKLVREAALAAGL is encoded by the coding sequence ATGAAACCGACTCCGCACGAAAATCCCGATCTCACGGCCTATGCCCTGGGGGAGCTGCACGCGCGTCAGGCCCGGGAGATCCACGCCCTGCTCGCCGCCTGCCCCGTGGCCGCCCATGAGTTGGAGCAGGTCGAAGCCGCTACCGATGCCCTGCGTCAGGGTGCCCCCATTCCGCAGGAGCGCCTCCGGCCGGAGCAGCGCCACGCAGTCCTTTATCCCACTAGCATACCTCGCCGCATGGGGCCCCTCATGCCCCGCCCCGCCCAGCGCCGTTCCCCCGGCCTGTGGCCTGTTGTTTCTGGCCTGCTCAAGGCCGCCGCTGTCATTGCTCTCACCGGGGCAGCCTATCTCGTTGGCCGCCATTCCGGTCTGGGTGGCGGGGATTCTGCCGCTGTCGCCCAGGTCTCCCCAGAGACTCCGTCCGCGCCAGTCTCCGCTTCAGATTCCACCCCCGCTGAAAAAATCCTCGTTCAGGCACCTGCGGCTTCCGCGGCGCCCGCCATCCTTGTGAAGGCTCCGAAGGCACCCGAAAAAGCTCCCGTGCTGGTGGTCGCACCGCCAGCGCCTCCAGCCCCGGTCATTGCGGCCAGCCCAGTTCCAGAGGTGAAGCCCGTCACTCTGCCTGCCGCCAAGCCTGCGGCTCCGGTCATCGTGGCTGCCGTCGCGCCACGCCCATTCCCCACCATCAGTCCGGGAAAACACACCCAGTTCGTCAATGCCAGCCGCCAGCCCGTGGATCAGTTTGCCCTGGCTCCCGCCCAGATCCGCCCCCTGCCAGCCAAGGTAAATCGTAAGGAACTCCTCGCCTCCCCAGCCCCTGCCGCTTCCCCTGCTGCCGAATCCAAGGAGCCAGGCAAGACCCGCAATACCGATCTCTTCATCCATTCTTGGAAGGCTGAGGTCGCCTCCTGCCCATGGAACGAAGGCCATCGCCTGCTGCGGGTCACCATCCAGTTGCCCGCAGACCAGCCCGCCGCTCTCAGTCCCACCACCTACCCGCTGCGGGTCACGTTCGATCCCAACAACGTCCGCGAATACCGTCAGCTTTGCGAGCGTCATCAGCCTGCGGCAGAGCTGCGCCAGTCTGGCACCCACGTCCTCTGGTATGAGTTCATGCCCAACGGCGCTCCTGCTGGGGATAAGACGGTGGCTACCGTCACCCTGGAGAAAGGCCGCTTCACCACCCAGGCCATCGGCCCTTTTGACAGCACCAAGCTTGCCGTCATTGATGGGGGGGATTCCTGGCAGAGCGCCCGCGAAGACTTTATCTTCGACAGCGCTGTCGTCAGCTTTGGCCTGCTCATGCGCGGCATCCCTCAGGCTCCCAAGCTGGACCACGCTCTCGTCCTTTCTCTGGCTGAGCAATCCCAAGGGAGCGATGCCACTGGCGAACGCCGCCGTTTCATCAAGCTCGTCCGCGAGGCCGCCCTCGCCGCAGGTCTCTGA
- a CDS encoding DUF6702 family protein has translation MRKSSLILAVAAALLAPCLHAHSLHQSTAEAEFNTVTQKLEVSLTVFLSDLELALQKQQEKRLSPDTTFESKIQAYLTQTFVVTDAAGHIAPLLWVGRELEADSLKSGDPALTIFFEIPLPQGLEACTLRHAVFNELFEDQVQLLSLRSGSEKSQRLFSRKAMVQILLQ, from the coding sequence ATGAGAAAAAGTAGCCTCATCCTCGCTGTCGCCGCCGCACTGCTCGCGCCTTGTCTCCATGCGCATTCGCTGCATCAGTCCACGGCGGAGGCCGAGTTCAATACCGTCACCCAAAAGCTCGAAGTTAGCCTCACCGTTTTCCTCAGCGACCTCGAGCTGGCCCTGCAAAAGCAGCAAGAAAAGCGCCTATCTCCAGACACGACTTTCGAGTCGAAAATTCAGGCCTACCTGACGCAAACTTTCGTGGTAACCGATGCCGCAGGTCACATCGCGCCGCTCCTCTGGGTGGGTCGTGAACTGGAGGCGGACAGTCTCAAAAGCGGCGATCCCGCCCTGACGATCTTCTTTGAAATCCCTCTGCCTCAGGGGCTGGAAGCCTGCACGCTCCGGCATGCTGTGTTTAACGAACTCTTCGAAGACCAAGTTCAGCTCCTCAGCCTCCGCAGCGGCAGCGAAAAATCCCAGCGTCTCTTTAGCAGGAAAGCCATGGTCCAGATCCTGCTTCAATGA
- a CDS encoding sigma-70 family RNA polymerase sigma factor, translated as MSVQPHQDEASLLVRRALDQCESNLIAYTAGILNGDYERARDVVQDALLKLYLTDPDKVRDNLKAWLFTVCRNRALDILRKDHRLDLGNEDALESAVSFGPDPSENADSQELHTRLWELVEKLRPNQREVIRLKFMHDCSYQQIADVTGLTVGNVGFIMHVAIKKLRELLNRELATPSH; from the coding sequence ATGTCCGTCCAGCCGCACCAAGATGAAGCTTCCCTCCTTGTCAGGCGGGCGCTGGACCAATGCGAAAGCAATCTCATTGCCTACACCGCTGGCATCCTCAATGGTGACTACGAACGCGCGCGCGACGTCGTCCAGGATGCCTTGCTCAAGCTTTACCTCACCGACCCTGACAAAGTCCGGGACAACCTCAAGGCTTGGCTCTTCACCGTCTGCCGCAATCGCGCCCTCGACATTCTCCGCAAGGACCACCGCCTCGATCTCGGCAATGAAGATGCCCTCGAAAGCGCCGTCTCCTTCGGGCCCGATCCTTCTGAAAATGCCGATTCCCAGGAGCTGCACACCCGCCTCTGGGAACTCGTCGAAAAACTGCGCCCCAACCAGCGCGAGGTCATCCGCCTCAAATTCATGCACGACTGCTCTTACCAGCAGATCGCCGACGTCACCGGCCTCACCGTGGGCAACGTCGGATTCATCATGCACGTGGCCATCAAGAAACTGCGCGAACTGCTGAACCGCGAGCTGGCCACCCCTTCCCACTGA